Proteins from one Podospora pseudoanserina strain CBS 124.78 chromosome 1, whole genome shotgun sequence genomic window:
- a CDS encoding hypothetical protein (EggNog:ENOG503P62F), with translation MSFLTTTTNLSHSSTLPEGTTHSLALSMLSDYEFFLSCDPVLDSFKPLPPNPSPDLPSSITSQIRTDTHQQRGISYTVIDIVHTTIWDSKVVSTYEFTDITNGVFVRIKSPMGIVMDTVWQVREKQDKKGEWELVEDLEIRCNRLLVGVVKGQCEEGWGKIHGKMIKRLEEDINKADGK, from the exons ATGTCTT TCctaaccacaaccaccaacctaTCtcactcctccaccctcccagaaggaaccacccactccctcgccctctccatgCTCTCAGACTACGaattcttcctctcctgcgACCCCGTCCTCGATTCCTtcaaacccctcccaccaaatCCCTCTCCTGACCTTCCCTCAAGTATCACGTCCCAAATCCGAACTGATACCCACCAACAACGGGGTATCTCCTACACCGTCATCGACATTGTACACACCACAATCTGGGACTCCAAAGTCGTCAGCACGTACGAGTTCACCGACATTACCAATGGGGTCTTTGTTCGAATCAAGTCACCGATGGGGATAGTCATGGATACAGTATGGCAAGTTAGGGAGAAGCAAGATAAGAAAGGGGAgtgggagctggtggaggacttggagaTAAGGTGTAACCGGCtgttggtgggtgtggtgaagGGGCAGtgtgaggaggggtggggaaaGATTCATGGGAAGATGATTAAGAGGTTGGAAGAGGATATCAACAAGGCAGATGGGAAGTga
- a CDS encoding hypothetical protein (EggNog:ENOG503NZCA; COG:T) — MSNLQVRNSDYFSSATRQKAMEDAKKMQASVQDECVKAGKEVPPYLLQELIGKGSFGRVYKATDLNTKALVAVKIIDIEESDTLNPKLADTYSEFMKEISALKILSDSGARNINLILDALPVGQAMWMVTEYCAGGSVATLMKPTAPGGLQEKWIIPILREVAEAVYWVHKEGIIHRDIKCANVLVTESGAVQLCDFGVAGIVETKLDKRSTFIGTPHWMAPELFDPVPSYSTPVDIWAFGSLVYEIASGLPPNVMQGFNIPQLGNYIKHNAPRLEGDQYSDQIKDLVAFCLVEDPAKRPTIEQVQRHPYIANTEGTHPTSNLANLVKAYKLWEGQGGIRKSLFAPVGAQGPSDYTSTALANDEWNFSTTVDFDQQLMNTDAQAVYDVYGTNVEFDFNEQFAPPPKQKARRRLPPQLQPAVKAPLEKLFDPNTISGYEENSRAYYGRPPPPQTSTSDLPLRDDSLHSTLRESLIDLDMSFDGDDLSQFVDIETNMETIRAGMRAPSESDFGENTLTAADSNNSNDLNKPPRSDPADFNPNRRTQDWKFPSMAAPASATSEMFRFPAISEDRPAPLAPAPTNDRPPFIHHQTDPLGMHSEPYVELMTPNQFQDNRASVGSLIDLDESLAMPEYTRPSTANSDVASMAGSDIGGANPFDLERHASLYQPFQTNSTNGSFSGGVGPPSGIREPSIYISDDTDFSRLSLASAPEDQIVIPDFSTPPSSSVNGGGGGSRAQSRAHSRADSYDEDGYSANEYGGDSEYLTMMGSGGQTGGSGRRSRAQSNASVQLQLPRMLGMSGNGGEYIDRRGERMVNGGGMNMNGGGMGMGGEMPALPGPPNARVMQGMASREETREDVMRLLSSFSEHLSFANVHVSALPVRAGRRGSETYAPS; from the coding sequence ATGTCGAACCTCCAAGTACGCAACTCAGACTACTTCTCTTCTGCCACCCGGCAGAAGGCCATGGAGGACGCAAAGAAGATGCAAGCATCCGTCCAAGATGAATGCGTCAAGGCCGGAAAAGAAGTACCGCCATACCTCCTTCAGGAGCTGATCGGGAAGGGAAGCTTTGGTCGGGTGTACAAGGCGACTGATTTGAACACGAAAGCCCTGGTGGCCGTCAAAATCATCGACATTGAAGAGAgcgacaccctcaacccGAAATTGGCTGATACCTACAGCGAGTTCATGAAGGAAATCAGCGCCCTCAAAATCCTCAGCGACAGTGGGGCGAGAAACATCAACCTCATTCTCGATGCGCTGCCAGTCGGTCAGGCCATGTGGATGGTGACAGAGTACTGCGCTGGAGGCAGTGTGGCGACCCTGATGAAGCCGACAGCTCCGGGAGGCTTGCAAGAGAAGTGGATTATTCCGATTTTGAGAGAGGTGGCGGAGGCTGTGTATTGGGTGCACAAAGAAGGCATCATTCACCGCGACATCAAGTGCGCCAATGTGCTGGTCACAGAGAGCGGAGCGGTTCAACTATGCGATTTCGGCGTTGCTGGCATTGTTGAAACGAAGCTTGATAAGCGGTCGACCTTTATCGGCACGCCTCACTGGATGGCCCCCGAGCTGTTCGACCCTGTGCCTTCTTATAGCACACCAGTCGACATCTGGGCCTTTGGTTCTCTGGTATATGAGATTGCGTCCGGTCTGCCTCCCAACGTCATGCAAGGGTTTAACATACCCCAGCTTGGCAATTACATCAAGCATAACGCCCCACGGCTGGAAGGTGATCAGTACTCGGACCAGATCAAGGATCTTGTTGCTTTCTGCTTAGTCGAAGACCCAGCAAAGCGACCGACTATTGAGCAGGTTCAACGGCATCCATATATTGCTAATACCGAGGGCACACATCCTACCTCGAACCTTGCCAACCTGGTAAAGGCCTACAAGCTCTGGGAAGGACAGGGAGGCATCAGAAAGTCGCTCTTTGCTCCTGTTGGCGCGCAGGGCCCGTCCGACTACACGTCCACTGCTTTGGCCAACGATGAGTGGAACTTCAGCACGACAGTCGACTTTGACCAGCAGCTCATGAACACTGATGCCCAAGCAGTGTATGATGTCTACGGCACAAACGTGGAGTTTGACTTTAATGAGCAGTttgcaccccctcccaagcaGAAAGCGCGGCGTCGCCTACCTCCCCAGTTGCAACCAGCCGTCAAGGCtcccctcgagaagctcttTGATCCCAACACAATCTCGGGCTACGAAGAGAACTCTCGTGCGTATTATGGCagacccccacctccccaaacctcaaCATCTGATCTTCCGTTGAGGGACGATTCTCTTCATTCCACCTTGCGAGAGTCCCTCATCGATCTCGACATGTCTTtcgatggcgatgatctcTCTCAGTTTGTCGACATCGAAACCAACATGGAAACCATCCGTGCCGGCATGCGAGCTCCCAGCGAGTCAGATTTTGGGGAGAACACCCTCACCGCGgccgacagcaacaacagcaacgaccTGAACAAGCCTCCCCGAAGTGACCCTGCAgacttcaaccccaaccgccGCACCCAAGACTGGAAATTCCCCTCCATGGCAGCCCCCGCATCAGCTACATCAGAAATGTTCCGCTTCCCAGCCATCAGCGAAGACAGACCTGCCCCCCTCGCCCCAGCACCCACCAACGACCGCCCCCCTTtcattcaccaccaaaccgATCCCTTGGGTATGCACTCAGAGCCCTACGTCGAGCTCATGACCCCCAACCAATTCCAAGACAACCGCGCCTCTGTCGGGAGTCTGATCGACCTTGACGAAAGTCTCGCCATGCCGGAGTACACAAGACCGTCAACCGCCAACAGCGACGTCGCCTCCATGGCGGGATCTGACATCGGCGGCGCCAACCCCTTTGACCTCGAACGCCATGCCTCGCTGTATCAACCCTTCcaaaccaacagcaccaacgGCAGCTTCAGCGGGGGTGTTGGACCACCGAGCGGCATCAGGGAACCGTCCATTTACATATCTGACGACACGGATTTCTCTCGTCTTAGTCTGGCGAGCGCACCCGAGGATCAGATTGTGATTCCGGACTTTAGCACGCCGCCGTCGAGCAGTGTGaatggtgggggtgggggctCGAGGGCACAGTCGAGGGCGCATTCGAGGGCGGACAGttatgatgaggatggataTTCGGCTAATGAGTATGGCGGTGATTCGGAGTATTTGACTATGATGGGTAGTGGTGGGCAGAcgggggggagtgggaggaggtcgagggcgCAGAGTAATGCTAGTGTGCAGTTGCAGTTGCCGAGGATGTTGGGGATGAGCGGTAATGGGGGGGAGTATATTGataggaggggggagaggatggtgaatgggggtgggatgaacatgaatggtggtgggatggggatgggtggcGAGATGCCTGCGCTGCCAGGGCCGCCGAATGCGAGGGTGATGCAGGGGATGGCGAGTAGggaggagacgagggaggatgtgatgaggttgttgtcgagCTTTTCGGAGCATTTGAGCTTTGCAAATGTGCATGTTTCTGCGTTGCCGGTGAGGGcagggcggagaggaagcgAGACTTATGCTCCTTCTTGA